CGCCGGCCAACTTGAAACTTCGAGCACCAAAACCGACGAACTTCGCGGCTTGTCGCAATATTCCTCCAGCCGCGGCCGGTGCTTGGAGACAAACGAGTCGGCATCTTCGACGACCACCATTCGCCGTCCGCTACCGAACATCGAAATGGTGGCCAGTTCGTCGAACACCGCCCGTGCTTCGGTTTGCCGGCCGTCGAACTTCACCAGCGACAGATCGCCGTCATCGCCCGACAACACGGCCGCACGGATGCGGTCGAGCGATTCTTGCCGCAACAGCGGCTCGTCGCCATAGAGTACGCACACGGCTGGAACGACTGGCGGCTGTTTGGACGCGAGAAACTGGAACGCGTGATTGGAATCAGACATGAGCGGGATCCAATTCTACATCTGGTGGCTGAGCGACACTAATGTCGCGCATTCGGCAACGCCATGCAAGCCGTGGCCTTGGCGAGTCATGCTTTTCAGGAAACAAGCTTGGGGAGCTTGCCTAGACAGCAGGAGAGTCGTCTGAATCGCTCGAAAGATCGCTCCGTCGAATCCACTGCGCACGGCTCAGGCCGCCATGGTCACTCGCCAAATCTTGAATTTGAACCATTCCCTGATACTCAGACCCAGTGGAGTGGGTCGCGCTCCTGTTGGCTAGCCCAAACGGTTGCCGCGGGAAATTGCGATGCGAGCAACTCCGCCAGACGCTCGACGGCAAATCGTTCGCTGGCAAAATGGCCGGTGAGGACGAGGCCCATTGCGGTTGCTTCCGCCTCCAGGCTGGTATGGAAGCGGGCTTCGCCGGTGATGAAGCAATCGCAACCTGCGCGACGTGCCGCGGGCAGCAGATCGCCGCCACTGCCGCAAACGATGGCCGCCGCACGGACGGGCATTTGCGGATCCCCCACCAATTGCAAGCCCGGCAAATGAAGAAAATCTTTCAGCCGATAGGCGATGCTCCCCAGAGTCGCCCCATTTTCGAGAAAACCGAAGCGTCCGGTTCCCAATTTTGAGTCGGCCGCATCCGGAACGAGCGGGCCGACATCGGTTAAGGCTAGACCTTCCGCCAGCCGCTGGTTGATCCCCGAGCGCGCGGAATCAAAGGCCGTATGCGGGCTATAGACGGCAATGCCAGCGGCGATCAAATCGAGCAGTATTCGTCCTTCGGGCGTTTCGCTCGTGATTCTCCGAACCGAACTGAACAACAGCGGATGATGGGTCACAATCAAGCCGGCCCGCTCGGCAACAGCCTCGGCGACACTGGACGGCGTCACCGTGAGGCAAGTCATGATGCGATCCGCCTGTCGGCGTGAATCGCCGATCAACAGGCCGACATTGTCCCATTCGGCTGCCAGGCGAGGCGGTGCAAAATCTTCCAAAAAAGCGGCAACCGAAGAGACGTTGGGCATGGCCTTGAAGTGCCTGTTCGTTTGAAGGCTGGAAGTCTGGGATTTGATAGTGTACAGTTCAGCGAGCAAATTAACAGACGCGAAGCGATGGAGCCACTCGTCGAGAGAATTCCCATGCCGTCCAACGATCGGCCGCTACAACCACCGCATTCGCCGCTGCCGGAACGACCACGAAGTTCGCTGTGGGCGACCTTCGTCGCGATTGCCTTCGGCTTGGCCATGTTTTTGGGATTGGTGGCCTTGGCCGGCGCACTCGGCCCGATTGTCATCGCCATCGGCGGCAGTCTGCTCGTTTTGATTGCCATTGCCGTCGGCCATTATTTCCTGTGGGGCTACTGGCTCGGAGACTCGATAAGGCGCGAGGTAGAGGAAGAGGAAGCCAAAAAGCGCGACGAGGAGTGATCGTAAGGTGCAGTCGAGCGAAAATCGACTTGGAACCCAAGCCAGCAGATTTCCACGCGACTGCCGCGACAGTTGGCGGCAGCGAAGGGCGACGGTCGTACCCGCCATTTCGGCCCAGCGGCAGCGATGCCGATGGTCGCTTACCAATCGGGCGGCTTGGCGACATATCGCTGGTCTCCCCAGGCCTTGTTGAATTTCATGCTTCCATCGCTGGCTAGTGAGATCCAATCCATCAGGTCTTCCGGCAAGGTCGGCTTTTCAATCTTCCAGGCGAACAGGTTTTGCTGCTTGGGAAACAGCCAGGCGAATAGCTTGTAGGCAGGGGCGGCGACGGCTAGCACCATGCCGCGGAGGCCGCGTTTTTTTTGGACGGACGTGAGGTGGGGAATGTCGCTGGCATATCGGTAATGGATGCGGTGCTTGGCATGCGGCGCGTAGGATGCGATGGTTTTTTCGATTTCGTGCTCGGTCCATCGATACACGAAATTCGGAATATCCGTGTTATTGACGCCGCCAAATTTGCAGTCGTTGTAATAAACCGCCGTGGGTTCGTAGACGTCGGTAAAGCGGAATTTTACAAGCAAGCTCATCAATCGACTGTCGCGCGATTCAATCACGATCGCAGCCCGTCGAGCCACGCGGTACATTTCGAGCAGCGCGCGATGAGGGGAGGCGCAATGATGCAAGGCGGCATGGACGACGACGTAATCGAATTCGCCAGCTTTGTAACTCAGGTTTTCGGCGTTTTGATAAGCCCACTGAAATGGAGCAAACTCGTCTTCGTTGCCCACCATTCGCTCGTCGAGATTCGAGATGACGACCTTGCGAAAACTCAGCCCGGCGAGCACGTCGCGATCATTTTTTCCACCACCCACGACCAGAATTGATGCGTCGCGGTCGGGAATCCACGATGCAACGACGTGCTCGTAAAACGACAGACGCTGACGCGGGCAAGTTTTACTACGAGACGACATAGCAAGGCTGTGGGTTGGGCGAGCCGCTCTAGCCAGCGTGCTCCAGGCTAAATACAGTTGTAGTTTCGCGGCACCTTCAATCCTAGCCCTTAAACGAACATCGCAACCGAGGCCGCGACGACCGATCGGACGCGCACACGATCGGCGGTTTGTCGTGGTGCCGAGAGGCGACATTGGGTTGTCGCGCTGTCGGATGGTTGGGTTCAAGGGAAACTTGCGCGAAAACGACAGCCGGCTATGAAATCAGCACGCCACCGCCGGCAGCGTTTGGCTCAATCCTTTTTTCATTGGCCTGCTGAAGCAGGAATTGGACAAAGAATGTGCCGTCACGCGATCACTCAGGTCCGACTGGAATGCTCAAGACTTGACCCATGTTCTTGGCTTCGCACCACCAAAGTGTGTTGGTACTGTGGTGTCGCGACCGAATTCGCGGGCAGGTTGAGCCGCTGTGCTTTTCCTCGTATAATTCGCGATTCTTGATTGCTGGTTCGTTGGAAGTGAACCAGCAGTTCGATTGCGAAGCTATCCTGCATCCGCAATAGTTTATCCTCGGCCGCCGTTCGAAATCAGGATTTGAATCTCAGATTTCGGATTACCAAACACTAGACTACCAGATACCAATCCCTCGCCCCCATGAAAATTCACGAATTTCAAGCCAAGCAAATTCTTCGCGATGCCGGAGTGGCGACTCCGCGGAACATCGTTGCTCGATCGGCGGACGAGGCCGCGGCAGCGTTTTGCAAGCTCGGCGGATCGTTGGCCGTGGTGAAGGCTCAGATTCACGCCGGTGGGCGCGGCAAGGGGACCGTGAAAGACAACGCATCGCAGCGCGGGGTGCAGCTTGTGCGGTCGTCCGAGGAAGCGGCGAAGGTGGCGGGGGCACTGCTCGGCAAGTCGCTGGTGACGATTCAGACCGGGCCAGAAGGGCAGGCGGTGCGGCAAGTGCTCGTTGAGGAAGGGTGCGAAATTGCCCGCGAGTTGTATCTGGCGATTCTGGTCGATCGAGCGGTGGCCGGGCCGGTGGTCATCGCGTCGTCGGAAGGGGGCATGAACATCGAAGAAGTGGCGGAGAAGACGCCGGAGTTGATATTCAAAGAAGCGTTTCAACCAGATGCCGGCTTGCAGGCTTACCAGGTTCGCAAGCTGTGCGTAAAGCTCGGACTCAAAGGAAACAGTGTTCGGTCGGCCGAAAAGTTTATGCGTTCGCTGTGCAAAGCGTTCGTGCAGAAGGATTGTAGCTTGCTGGAAATCAACCCGCTGGTTGTCACGAAGGCTGGGGACTTGATCGCGCTCGATGCGAAGATGAGCTTCGACGACAATGCGCTGTTCCGCCATCCGGAGTTGGCCGAACTGCGCGACCTGGCGGAAGAAGAGCCGACCGAAGTACGGGCGCAGCAGGCAGGGCTGAGTTACGTGAAGCTGAACGGCAATATCGCGTGCCTCGTGAACGGCGCCGGGCTGGCGATGAGCACGATGGATTTAATTAAATTACACGGCGGCGAGCCGGCGAATTTCCTGGACGTCGGCGGCGGGGCGAATACGGAGCAAGTGACTGAGGCGTTCCGGATTTTGCTGGCGGATAAAAATGTGAAGGCGGTACTTGTCAATATTTTTGGCGGGATTATGCGCTGCACGACGATCGCGAATGCATTGGTTGAGGCGTACAAATCCGTCGGTTTCACGGTGCCGTTGGTTGTGCGACTCGAAGGGACCGAAGTTGAAGAGGGCCGCAAGATTATTCAGAACAGTGGGGCAGATATTATCACCGCTGAAGGATTGACTGACGCAGCAAAGAAAGTCGTTGCGGCCGCAAGTAAAGTAGCGTAGAGCTTTTAGCTGTTAGCTTTTAGCGATTAGCTTTTGAGGCAGACATGAAAGACTTTCACAACTTGCAAGTTTGGAAGAAAGCCAATCATCTAACGCTTAACGTGTATCATGCTACGTCTAACTTTCCCAGCCACGAGCGATTTGGTCTGATGTCACAGATTCAA
This region of Pirellulales bacterium genomic DNA includes:
- a CDS encoding Nif3-like dinuclear metal center hexameric protein, whose amino-acid sequence is MPNVSSVAAFLEDFAPPRLAAEWDNVGLLIGDSRRQADRIMTCLTVTPSSVAEAVAERAGLIVTHHPLLFSSVRRITSETPEGRILLDLIAAGIAVYSPHTAFDSARSGINQRLAEGLALTDVGPLVPDAADSKLGTGRFGFLENGATLGSIAYRLKDFLHLPGLQLVGDPQMPVRAAAIVCGSGGDLLPAARRAGCDCFITGEARFHTSLEAEATAMGLVLTGHFASERFAVERLAELLASQFPAATVWASQQERDPLHWV
- a CDS encoding methyltransferase domain-containing protein, whose product is MSSRSKTCPRQRLSFYEHVVASWIPDRDASILVVGGGKNDRDVLAGLSFRKVVISNLDERMVGNEDEFAPFQWAYQNAENLSYKAGEFDYVVVHAALHHCASPHRALLEMYRVARRAAIVIESRDSRLMSLLVKFRFTDVYEPTAVYYNDCKFGGVNNTDIPNFVYRWTEHEIEKTIASYAPHAKHRIHYRYASDIPHLTSVQKKRGLRGMVLAVAAPAYKLFAWLFPKQQNLFAWKIEKPTLPEDLMDWISLASDGSMKFNKAWGDQRYVAKPPDW
- the sucC gene encoding ADP-forming succinate--CoA ligase subunit beta encodes the protein MKIHEFQAKQILRDAGVATPRNIVARSADEAAAAFCKLGGSLAVVKAQIHAGGRGKGTVKDNASQRGVQLVRSSEEAAKVAGALLGKSLVTIQTGPEGQAVRQVLVEEGCEIARELYLAILVDRAVAGPVVIASSEGGMNIEEVAEKTPELIFKEAFQPDAGLQAYQVRKLCVKLGLKGNSVRSAEKFMRSLCKAFVQKDCSLLEINPLVVTKAGDLIALDAKMSFDDNALFRHPELAELRDLAEEEPTEVRAQQAGLSYVKLNGNIACLVNGAGLAMSTMDLIKLHGGEPANFLDVGGGANTEQVTEAFRILLADKNVKAVLVNIFGGIMRCTTIANALVEAYKSVGFTVPLVVRLEGTEVEEGRKIIQNSGADIITAEGLTDAAKKVVAAASKVA